In Nitrosophilus labii, the following proteins share a genomic window:
- a CDS encoding DHA2 family efflux MFS transporter permease subunit has translation MPNSKFPIPNSAQKPWEITTKERIVYTIIVMVGAFMAILDTTVVDVIVPKLTGPLSTDMYGVQWIITSYMVAAAVGLLICEYLIKKFGSKKVYLAGVAMFSIASMFCGLSNTLETIIVARVVQGVGEALIMVTSHVMIFSYFPPKMKGLAMGIFALGVSFAPALGPTVGGYLTEYYNWRMVFFINVPIGVILVVAGLIYLPKDRFFEKMSFNFKSFTLLSIATVSLLIMLSRGQQLGWFSSIEIGILLYIAIVGYILYILAEMHSKKSLIDFSLFKNADFTNGIFIYFFILGFSMYQYFYLLPVYYEHIKMLPTLNAGIAIFAFALFIGIFSPIAGIMSDKIGAKKTVAIAAVIYLFTSFFLLPNLNYYTPMTQAILLTVPFGVGMGMFFAPVTVLILQSAPHNKSELAIVLMDYVRFVGGSFGTALATNNMEYFKSLNFDRMVEIQNIEYIRLFLDEAKEFLGVTKELIEEVFRNYELFMSYNYGFYNTFMHAAYWGLLGSLFVLLLFFKKDLKVKKEE, from the coding sequence ATGCCTAATTCCAAATTCCCAATTCCTAATTCCGCTCAAAAGCCTTGGGAAATAACAACCAAAGAAAGGATAGTCTATACTATTATCGTTATGGTCGGTGCTTTTATGGCTATACTTGATACTACGGTAGTAGACGTTATAGTTCCAAAACTCACGGGCCCTCTTTCTACAGATATGTATGGAGTACAGTGGATCATAACTAGTTATATGGTAGCTGCAGCCGTCGGTCTTTTAATATGTGAATACCTTATAAAAAAGTTTGGTTCTAAAAAAGTTTATTTAGCCGGTGTTGCTATGTTTAGTATAGCCTCTATGTTTTGTGGGCTTTCAAATACCCTTGAGACTATAATCGTAGCAAGGGTAGTGCAAGGGGTTGGAGAAGCTCTTATCATGGTTACTAGTCATGTAATGATTTTTTCATATTTCCCCCCTAAGATGAAGGGACTGGCTATGGGGATATTTGCCTTGGGAGTAAGCTTCGCTCCTGCTCTTGGGCCAACCGTAGGGGGGTATCTTACAGAATATTACAACTGGAGAATGGTATTTTTCATAAATGTTCCCATAGGAGTTATTTTAGTGGTTGCGGGGTTAATCTATCTCCCAAAAGATAGGTTTTTTGAGAAGATGAGTTTTAATTTTAAAAGTTTTACTTTGTTATCTATAGCAACCGTCTCTCTTCTTATTATGCTAAGCCGAGGACAGCAGCTTGGTTGGTTTAGTTCTATAGAGATAGGGATTTTGCTCTATATCGCGATAGTAGGATATATTTTGTATATTTTAGCCGAGATGCATTCAAAGAAGAGTTTGATAGATTTTTCTCTGTTTAAAAATGCTGACTTTACAAACGGCATTTTTATCTACTTTTTTATTCTAGGGTTTAGTATGTATCAATACTTTTACCTTTTGCCGGTATATTACGAACATATAAAGATGCTTCCTACGCTAAATGCTGGAATAGCGATATTTGCTTTTGCACTTTTTATAGGTATTTTCTCTCCAATAGCAGGAATTATGAGTGACAAGATAGGGGCAAAAAAAACGGTGGCAATTGCTGCTGTTATTTATCTTTTTACTTCTTTTTTTCTGCTTCCAAATCTAAACTATTATACACCTATGACACAAGCCATTTTGCTAACCGTTCCTTTTGGAGTAGGTATGGGTATGTTTTTTGCACCTGTAACAGTCTTGATTTTGCAAAGTGCACCACATAACAAAAGTGAACTAGCAATTGTACTTATGGACTATGTAAGATTTGTAGGCGGAAGTTTTGGAACTGCTCTTGCTACAAACAATATGGAGTATTTTAAATCTTTAAATTTTGACAGAATGGTCGAGATACAAAATATTGAATATATAAGACTCTTTCTAGATGAGGCTAAAGAGTTTTTAGGGGTTACGAAAGAGCTAATAGAAGAGGTTTTTAGAAACTACGAACTTTTTATGAGTTACAACTATGGATTTTATAATACTTTCATGCATGCGGCATATTGGGGACTTCTTGGAAGTCTGTTTGTTTTGCTGCTTTTTTTCAAAAAAGATTTGAAAGTTAAAAAGGAAGAGTGA
- a CDS encoding NAD-binding protein, translating into MDIIIAGAGRVGYRLAKTLSLKHNVTVIDRNANALGRLQEAIDIMPISGDIEDPDTYKILIEKSFDIFIAVTDSDEANILSTLIADDIIDVKRKIIRLRNRYFAKSSIAQKLRIDDAVFPFVSTALSIKSLLDFSKANNVKDFIFTDYKLVSVQVQNSELSIDYLHLLNNEKLVVVGFEREKKFFIPKKNDRIKQNDLIYLFGETSTIKQLCSILDTETPKELNKVAIFGADILGVEIAKALLEKRVEIKVIEKDPFLCKRASEALQNRVMVINSKYIEHSLYEEENIKNADMIIATSNEDEENIIKCLEAKEYGVKKTVAINNNMELYYLMHKLGIVAVRGPKSNAYYSILEKIGSSSIITEKHYCGGRGTIFMRKIFPNSTLIGKTIKPLKLEDLLSFYVRDGVIFDFSDKITLKEGDLIVIFLKSYLEEKIKDWIYNL; encoded by the coding sequence ATGGATATTATAATTGCAGGTGCCGGAAGAGTAGGTTACAGACTTGCAAAGACTCTCTCTTTGAAACATAATGTTACCGTTATAGATAGAAATGCGAATGCACTGGGAAGACTTCAAGAGGCTATAGATATAATGCCAATTTCAGGAGATATAGAAGACCCCGATACTTATAAAATCTTAATAGAAAAGAGTTTCGATATATTTATAGCCGTAACAGACAGCGACGAAGCCAATATACTCTCAACATTGATAGCAGACGATATAATAGACGTAAAAAGAAAAATCATCAGACTTAGAAACAGATATTTTGCAAAAAGCTCAATTGCCCAAAAACTTAGAATTGACGATGCGGTATTTCCTTTTGTTTCCACGGCACTTTCAATAAAGTCTCTTTTGGATTTTTCAAAAGCCAACAACGTAAAAGATTTTATATTTACAGACTATAAACTTGTATCTGTGCAAGTACAAAATAGTGAACTTAGTATCGATTATCTACACCTTTTAAACAATGAAAAGTTGGTTGTAGTAGGCTTTGAGAGAGAAAAAAAGTTTTTTATACCTAAAAAAAACGATCGTATAAAACAAAATGATCTTATCTATCTTTTCGGGGAAACAAGTACCATAAAACAACTATGCTCAATACTTGATACCGAAACTCCCAAAGAGTTGAATAAAGTAGCTATATTTGGTGCAGATATTTTAGGAGTTGAAATAGCAAAAGCCCTTTTAGAAAAGAGAGTAGAGATCAAAGTAATAGAAAAAGATCCATTTCTTTGTAAAAGAGCTTCTGAAGCTTTACAAAATAGAGTGATGGTTATAAATAGTAAATATATTGAGCATTCACTATATGAAGAGGAAAATATAAAAAACGCCGATATGATAATAGCTACTAGCAATGAAGATGAAGAAAATATTATCAAATGCCTAGAAGCGAAAGAGTATGGAGTAAAAAAAACAGTTGCCATAAACAACAATATGGAACTATACTATCTAATGCACAAACTAGGTATCGTAGCCGTAAGAGGTCCAAAATCAAACGCTTATTACTCTATACTGGAAAAAATAGGCTCAAGTTCTATTATTACCGAAAAGCACTATTGCGGCGGAAGAGGAACTATTTTTATGAGAAAAATATTTCCAAATTCAACACTTATCGGTAAAACCATAAAACCTTTAAAGCTTGAAGATTTGCTCTCTTTTTATGTAAGAGACGGGGTAATCTTTGATTTTTCCGATAAAATAACTCTTAAAGAGGGAGATTTGATAGTGATTTTCTTAAAGTCTTATTTAGAGGAGAAGATAAAAGATTGGATCTACAATCTATAA
- a CDS encoding HlyD family secretion protein: MKKIGSILLIMLILIFSYIAYDYISYRTKNAVSDAAFIKTDTLLTLSFKVDGKVVKMLKKEGDSVKKGELLALIDDKDYKVALERVKKEIDSLVKKEEVLSLKRERIKNELDINEGLAKDKIEYLKSKIEAFKLKISADTQNLKKLQKDEKRYKKLLHEKLISRNDYEKVKTKLDSLKDLIAAQNKEIGSLYVELESAKKGVQLSTVKKRVLSELDKEIISLKNKIEALKKRAEELKNKIFYCKLYAPTDAIVAKKFINKSYVIKRGYPVYSIVNPKDLHVEVLLSEKKLKGVKEGNSVKIKVDAYPNKEFKGVVQKILPASAATFSLVPRDIASGEFTKLDQRFTIRIKILNPTEDLRVGMGATVAIQRN; encoded by the coding sequence ATGAAAAAAATCGGTTCAATTTTACTGATAATGTTGATTTTAATATTTAGCTATATAGCTTATGACTATATAAGTTATAGAACTAAAAATGCGGTAAGTGATGCTGCGTTTATTAAAACGGATACACTTTTGACTCTCTCTTTCAAAGTTGACGGTAAAGTAGTAAAAATGTTAAAAAAAGAAGGTGATAGCGTGAAAAAGGGAGAACTTTTAGCTCTTATAGACGACAAAGATTATAAAGTCGCTTTAGAGAGAGTAAAAAAAGAGATTGACTCTTTAGTTAAAAAAGAGGAGGTTCTAAGCTTAAAAAGAGAGAGAATTAAAAATGAACTAGATATCAACGAGGGACTAGCAAAAGATAAAATAGAGTACCTAAAGTCTAAGATAGAAGCTTTTAAGCTAAAAATCTCAGCAGATACTCAAAATCTTAAAAAACTTCAAAAAGATGAAAAGAGATATAAAAAACTTCTTCATGAAAAACTAATATCAAGAAACGATTATGAAAAAGTAAAGACTAAACTAGATTCACTAAAAGATCTAATAGCGGCACAAAACAAAGAGATAGGTTCTTTGTACGTGGAACTTGAAAGTGCCAAAAAAGGAGTCCAGCTCAGTACAGTAAAAAAGAGAGTTTTATCTGAGCTAGATAAAGAGATAATATCTTTGAAAAATAAAATAGAAGCTCTTAAAAAAAGAGCGGAAGAGCTCAAAAACAAAATTTTTTATTGTAAGCTTTATGCACCTACGGATGCAATAGTTGCAAAAAAGTTTATAAACAAATCTTATGTCATAAAAAGAGGCTATCCGGTTTATTCTATAGTTAATCCTAAAGATTTGCATGTTGAGGTATTGCTTAGCGAAAAGAAATTAAAAGGGGTAAAAGAGGGTAATAGTGTTAAAATCAAAGTTGATGCATATCCAAACAAAGAGTTTAAAGGAGTAGTTCAAAAAATTCTCCCAGCTTCTGCTGCCACCTTCAGCCTAGTCCCAAGAGATATAGCTAGCGGTGAATTTACAAAACTGGATCAAAGATTTACCATTCGTATAAAAATTCTAAATCCTACTGAAGATTTAAGAGTGGGGATGGGAGCTACTGTCGCTATACAAAGGAACTAG
- a CDS encoding TetR/AcrR family transcriptional regulator, producing MNLKDKIREYKKELILKKAGEFLEKNGFEKSKMADIAAHCGISVGALYNFFSSKDELFYEYVKYQIDTFVKNLKKGFERIESPRERLEFFVKLKFETFKSKVNLLKDTVAGDPLFFAKLNANKGNPALKIYEILAKEFEKMENLKTDDYIKLACLFHSFTFGYIEYWLNYDQHLDKFAQEACDFFIKGIVK from the coding sequence ATGAATTTAAAAGATAAGATAAGAGAATATAAAAAAGAGTTGATTTTAAAAAAAGCTGGAGAATTTTTAGAAAAAAACGGTTTCGAAAAATCGAAAATGGCTGATATTGCGGCACATTGCGGTATATCCGTAGGTGCTTTATATAACTTTTTTTCTTCAAAAGACGAACTTTTTTATGAATATGTTAAATACCAAATAGATACGTTCGTTAAAAATCTTAAAAAAGGTTTTGAGAGAATAGAGTCACCTAGGGAAAGATTAGAGTTTTTCGTTAAACTAAAATTTGAAACATTCAAGTCAAAAGTGAACCTTTTAAAAGATACAGTTGCCGGTGATCCTCTATTTTTCGCAAAACTTAATGCAAACAAGGGTAACCCGGCTTTAAAGATATATGAGATTTTGGCAAAAGAGTTTGAAAAGATGGAAAATCTAAAAACCGACGATTACATAAAACTAGCCTGTCTGTTTCACTCTTTCACCTTCGGATATATCGAATATTGGCTTAATTACGATCAACATCTAGACAAGTTTGCGCAAGAGGCCTGTGACTTTTTTATAAAAGGTATTGTAAAATAA
- a CDS encoding efflux RND transporter periplasmic adaptor subunit codes for MKKILILITIILLVGAGLVVIKKKKEELNSLPTPKAKLVTVEIAKPKNMEVEQKRVFIGRYYSALHPQISSKLSGFIKKVYVSEGDKVKRGDILIQIDDKELKESIKAQQASINALKFSIDSIKSTLFALKNDYLYAKEVYERNKALYEAEALPKEKLDLSKVMMDLKESKLESTKKSLKAKEEELKALKAGLKSKITQLRYTSIKSPLNATVGKIYLKDGDLAMPGKPILQLLGEKKRVEFEFPLSMSNNIKEGMSVYIQNKRAKISKILPNSQKALAVARIESNSLNLPENIDIKVEVVQKSAKGTAIPVKAILEKDDENYVFVYKNGRFHPKKIKILAKNESYAVISPDIKEPIAIGSNDKLSRLFFLKQVKAISYE; via the coding sequence ATGAAAAAGATATTAATACTAATAACAATAATCCTTTTAGTAGGTGCAGGTTTGGTAGTCATTAAAAAGAAAAAAGAGGAACTAAACTCACTTCCAACCCCTAAAGCCAAACTGGTTACTGTTGAGATAGCAAAACCCAAAAATATGGAAGTTGAGCAAAAAAGAGTATTTATTGGTAGATACTACTCCGCGCTGCATCCGCAAATCTCTTCCAAACTTAGTGGTTTTATAAAAAAAGTGTACGTATCGGAAGGCGATAAGGTAAAAAGAGGCGATATTTTAATACAAATCGACGATAAAGAGCTAAAAGAGTCCATAAAAGCACAACAAGCCTCCATAAACGCTTTAAAATTCTCTATCGATTCCATAAAAAGTACACTTTTTGCTTTAAAAAACGATTATCTATACGCAAAAGAGGTATATGAAAGAAACAAAGCACTTTATGAAGCGGAAGCTTTGCCAAAAGAGAAACTAGACCTTTCCAAAGTTATGATGGATCTAAAAGAGTCCAAACTAGAATCTACAAAAAAGAGTTTAAAAGCAAAAGAGGAAGAATTAAAAGCTTTAAAAGCGGGGCTTAAATCTAAAATAACACAACTTCGCTATACATCCATAAAATCTCCCCTAAACGCAACCGTAGGAAAAATATACCTAAAAGATGGGGACTTAGCTATGCCGGGCAAACCTATACTCCAGTTACTTGGAGAAAAAAAGAGAGTCGAGTTTGAATTCCCCCTCTCTATGAGTAACAATATAAAAGAGGGGATGAGTGTATATATCCAAAATAAAAGAGCAAAAATTTCAAAAATTCTTCCAAATTCACAAAAAGCTTTAGCCGTAGCCAGAATAGAGAGCAACTCTTTAAATCTACCCGAAAACATCGATATAAAAGTAGAAGTTGTCCAAAAAAGCGCAAAAGGGACTGCAATCCCCGTTAAGGCTATATTAGAAAAAGATGATGAAAACTATGTTTTTGTATATAAAAATGGTCGTTTTCATCCAAAAAAGATAAAAATATTGGCCAAAAACGAAAGTTACGCGGTTATATCTCCTGATATTAAAGAACCGATCGCTATAGGAAGCAATGACAAGCTCTCTAGACTATTTTTTCTAAAACAGGTAAAGGCTATAAGTTATGAATAG
- a CDS encoding four helix bundle protein has protein sequence MVEKLGQLEIYKDAIKLSDISWQIYQTLPKEFRFNIGKQLLNSADSIGANIAEGFGRFHFNDKIKFYYNARGSLFEVKHWIFLLHKRELIDISIKNDILNLCEKLGKQLNKFIFKSRKNNA, from the coding sequence ATGGTTGAGAAATTAGGACAATTAGAAATTTATAAAGATGCTATTAAATTATCAGATATTTCTTGGCAGATTTATCAAACTCTTCCGAAAGAGTTTAGATTTAATATAGGTAAACAATTATTAAATTCAGCTGACTCGATTGGTGCCAATATTGCAGAGGGTTTCGGTAGATTTCATTTTAATGACAAGATTAAATTCTATTATAATGCCAGAGGAAGCCTATTTGAAGTTAAACATTGGATATTTTTGTTACATAAAAGAGAGTTAATCGATATTTCAATAAAAAATGATATTTTAAATTTATGTGAAAAATTGGGAAAACAGTTAAATAAATTTATTTTTAAAAGTAGGAAAAATAATGCCTAA
- a CDS encoding efflux RND transporter permease subunit produces MNSNWIEKVLKRPYFIISLLGLFLFLGIYGYNSIDRKLFPDSNRPEIATVIIWPGASAKDLASNVAVPVEKELYTLDKIRRVYSTTIDEVSVIRAEFEYEKDIESAASDVANAISKIRSSLPTDIKEPQIHKITAATPPVITIGVSSKKGSLVEVREICENRIKNELLKTKGVSNVEIFGGFEKEILIEVDKNLLDRYSLNFDGILGVLSKNDKDYAIGFLDIPRGRFLLKSKGKRENLEEIKKIHITDNLLLEDVAKVYYGHYDNSALYYGNGKPAIALSIQRSIDADVIKTINSVEEKLKVIKAAYPELEFEITDTQKDTIEQSITNMFESLRDAIIMSTIVAFFFLASFRQVLVVLFTIPLVYAATVSMMYLFEIEFSVVTLTAIILALGLLLDDAVVVMENIERHYKELKKPIQKAVIEGTKEIMFADLSGTITTMAALFPIMFVGDYPQTIFRPLVSTLLIALAASYVISITTVPLLSLKFLAIKSPLILKAEDLFAKITNSFNNAARNFFITLAKTAMQSRPIAFLYFVTLLLLFIISARVVMPLVGQELMPPMDTGIVKINVTMDPNLPIQKSEETLKKINQAVYESGKVLRVSASIGSEPGVLSIGSGSGIDQIAITAAYVNRFEREESIWDIERKIREKLQKIPNIKYFTVFDYGATALSSIRGNVDVMLSSEDIKSLQTSSEKLLKVLQNTQGLVNVAKTWDLDKTVYKLIIDEQKALTYNLTSDMIAKQIGLYLKGTPAAFKPVDNSNDILIRVRGEEQKQALKLIKTILIDTPKGKVPLFAFAKIEKLIEPSLITREGLKYTVDVYGFREKAAISHIMQNFDKAFKDVKLPQNVEMTHTGDIAQFEDSAKRMVKAVAFGIGLIFLTLVPMFNSFRAPLLIIFSIPLTLIGASWILLLMDYHTSMPAMMGFILLSGIIVNNAILLIEFALLGMKKGLDAMDAMVESIKIRTRPVLMTAFATTAGMLPVALGWAIGLERLAPLGAVAIGGLMVGTFLTLVFIPIIFVWIYRGKKVTEF; encoded by the coding sequence ATGAATAGCAATTGGATCGAAAAAGTATTAAAAAGACCCTATTTTATTATCTCATTACTGGGTCTTTTTCTCTTTTTGGGCATATACGGTTACAACTCCATAGATAGAAAACTTTTTCCCGATTCAAATAGACCCGAAATAGCTACTGTTATCATTTGGCCGGGCGCAAGCGCAAAAGATTTGGCTTCCAATGTGGCAGTTCCGGTTGAAAAAGAGCTCTATACTCTGGATAAAATAAGAAGAGTTTACTCTACAACCATAGACGAAGTAAGTGTTATAAGAGCGGAGTTTGAGTATGAAAAAGATATAGAGAGCGCAGCTAGTGATGTTGCAAACGCAATTTCCAAAATCAGATCTTCTCTCCCTACGGATATCAAAGAGCCCCAAATTCACAAAATCACAGCGGCAACGCCTCCAGTAATCACTATCGGTGTCTCTTCTAAAAAAGGTTCTTTGGTAGAAGTACGAGAGATTTGCGAAAATCGGATAAAAAACGAGCTTTTAAAAACTAAAGGCGTTTCAAACGTTGAGATTTTTGGAGGTTTTGAAAAAGAGATTCTCATCGAAGTCGACAAAAATCTTCTTGATAGATACTCTTTAAACTTCGACGGTATTTTAGGCGTACTCTCAAAAAACGACAAAGACTACGCGATAGGTTTTTTAGATATCCCTAGAGGTAGATTCTTGCTTAAATCAAAAGGGAAAAGAGAAAATCTTGAAGAGATAAAAAAAATCCACATAACTGATAATCTTCTTTTAGAAGATGTGGCAAAAGTATATTATGGACATTATGACAATAGTGCACTATATTACGGCAATGGCAAACCCGCAATCGCACTATCGATACAGAGATCCATAGATGCCGATGTTATAAAAACGATAAACAGCGTAGAAGAAAAACTTAAAGTTATAAAAGCAGCCTATCCGGAACTTGAGTTTGAAATAACCGATACTCAAAAAGATACGATTGAACAGAGCATTACAAATATGTTCGAATCCTTAAGAGACGCCATCATAATGTCCACCATAGTGGCCTTCTTTTTTCTCGCTTCATTTAGACAGGTTTTAGTGGTACTCTTTACCATCCCTTTGGTTTACGCCGCAACTGTATCTATGATGTATCTATTTGAGATAGAGTTTAGCGTCGTAACCTTAACAGCCATAATACTTGCTTTAGGACTATTGCTAGATGATGCGGTTGTAGTGATGGAAAATATTGAGCGGCACTACAAAGAACTCAAAAAACCTATCCAAAAAGCGGTGATTGAAGGCACTAAAGAGATAATGTTTGCCGATTTAAGCGGCACTATAACAACAATGGCGGCACTTTTTCCTATAATGTTTGTAGGAGACTATCCACAAACAATTTTTAGACCCCTAGTTTCAACACTACTGATAGCTTTGGCGGCCTCATATGTTATATCAATAACTACGGTTCCTCTTTTAAGTTTGAAATTTTTGGCAATAAAATCTCCTTTGATATTAAAAGCTGAAGATCTTTTTGCAAAAATAACAAACAGTTTTAATAATGCAGCAAGAAATTTCTTCATAACTCTCGCAAAGACAGCTATGCAAAGCAGACCTATAGCATTTTTATATTTCGTAACACTGCTTTTGCTTTTTATTATAAGCGCTAGAGTTGTAATGCCGCTTGTAGGCCAAGAGCTGATGCCGCCTATGGATACGGGTATAGTAAAAATAAACGTTACTATGGACCCAAATTTGCCAATCCAAAAAAGCGAAGAGACTCTTAAAAAGATAAATCAAGCTGTATATGAAAGCGGCAAAGTACTTAGAGTATCCGCAAGCATAGGAAGCGAACCGGGTGTTTTGAGTATCGGTAGCGGTAGCGGTATAGATCAAATCGCAATAACCGCCGCTTACGTAAACAGATTTGAAAGAGAAGAGAGTATCTGGGATATAGAAAGAAAAATAAGAGAAAAACTACAAAAAATACCAAATATCAAATATTTCACAGTTTTCGATTACGGTGCTACCGCACTTTCCAGCATAAGAGGAAATGTTGACGTAATGCTAAGTTCAGAGGATATAAAATCTCTGCAAACTTCTTCAGAGAAACTTTTAAAAGTTTTGCAAAATACTCAAGGACTTGTTAACGTAGCCAAAACTTGGGATCTTGATAAAACCGTATATAAACTCATTATTGACGAGCAAAAAGCTCTAACTTACAATCTTACCTCAGATATGATTGCCAAGCAGATAGGTCTCTATCTAAAAGGAACTCCTGCAGCTTTCAAGCCTGTTGATAACTCCAACGATATCTTGATAAGAGTAAGAGGTGAGGAACAAAAACAGGCTCTAAAACTAATCAAAACTATACTTATAGATACACCAAAAGGAAAAGTACCGCTTTTTGCATTTGCAAAAATAGAAAAGCTGATAGAACCGAGTCTTATAACCAGAGAAGGTCTTAAATATACAGTTGATGTTTACGGCTTTAGAGAAAAAGCTGCTATTTCTCATATTATGCAAAATTTCGATAAAGCCTTTAAAGATGTAAAACTGCCACAAAATGTAGAGATGACTCACACGGGAGATATTGCGCAGTTTGAAGATTCCGCCAAAAGGATGGTTAAAGCGGTAGCTTTCGGGATAGGGCTTATATTTTTAACGTTAGTACCTATGTTCAACTCTTTTAGAGCCCCGCTTTTGATCATTTTTTCCATCCCTTTAACCTTAATAGGCGCTAGCTGGATTTTGCTTTTGATGGATTATCATACTTCAATGCCTGCTATGATGGGTTTTATACTTTTAAGCGGTATTATTGTAAACAATGCGATTCTTTTGATAGAATTCGCTCTTTTAGGGATGAAAAAAGGATTAGACGCAATGGATGCAATGGTCGAGAGTATTAAGATCAGAACTAGACCCGTGTTGATGACCGCTTTTGCTACGACAGCCGGGATGTTACCTGTCGCTCTTGGATGGGCAATCGGACTAGAGAGACTTGCCCCTTTGGGAGCGGTTGCGATAGGCGGGTTGATGGTTGGAACCTTTTTGACGTTGGTTTTCATTCCTATCATTTTCGTTTGGATATACAGAGGGAAAAAAGTAACAGAATTTTAA
- a CDS encoding TolC family protein — MRKLLLLPFLLINHIYALTLEEAIDTALKKSPLYQIQKEKILEAEEDKLSKKSKNFGKITLVGSYTQYNIPRTLAPIVPPITADIISSKDITSMGTIYEVMLFNGFADLSSVKIADINRHVSKIDLKLTKEQLIYNIKSLYYKILSLKNQKESSLSYKKALEKLYQDTKTGIKLGKKAKIDLLKVSSDMQNVIYSITNLEKNIQILKSKLAYLMGVDSIDELKPAEEAVSLNINDTKQTYVYKKSFLESKKAKKAIKKASSLYFPKISLNLYYGKNMAKGVEEELWQGGVNLNWNIFDFGYKKAEHQKAKISYLISKLKLKDTELKLKSDIEEAKNRIAIAKAKIVSTKKQLSLLKKIKETEKLKYEKGASDMYDLLYAIAKYEKAKSDLYEAIYDLSIQKAYLNYITAGEK; from the coding sequence ATGCGAAAACTTTTGCTACTCCCCTTTTTGCTAATAAATCATATATATGCTCTTACCTTGGAAGAGGCAATAGATACGGCGTTGAAAAAAAGCCCTCTATACCAGATCCAAAAAGAGAAAATTTTGGAAGCCGAGGAAGACAAACTTTCAAAAAAATCGAAAAATTTCGGGAAAATTACTCTTGTAGGAAGCTATACGCAATATAACATTCCAAGGACACTAGCCCCAATAGTACCTCCGATAACTGCAGATATTATTTCAAGCAAAGATATAACAAGTATGGGAACTATCTATGAAGTTATGCTATTTAACGGTTTTGCGGATTTAAGTTCGGTTAAAATCGCCGATATAAACAGACACGTTTCAAAAATAGACTTAAAACTGACAAAAGAGCAACTTATCTACAACATCAAATCACTCTACTATAAAATCCTATCTTTGAAAAATCAAAAAGAGAGTTCTTTAAGCTATAAAAAAGCACTTGAAAAACTCTATCAAGATACAAAAACAGGTATAAAACTCGGCAAAAAAGCAAAAATCGATCTTTTAAAAGTCTCTTCGGATATGCAAAACGTTATCTACAGTATAACAAATCTTGAAAAAAATATCCAAATCCTAAAATCTAAACTTGCCTATCTTATGGGCGTAGATAGCATAGATGAGCTAAAGCCCGCGGAAGAAGCAGTATCTTTAAATATTAACGACACTAAACAAACCTATGTTTATAAAAAATCGTTTCTTGAGAGCAAAAAGGCCAAAAAAGCCATTAAAAAAGCATCATCTCTTTACTTCCCAAAAATTTCTCTAAATCTATACTATGGTAAAAATATGGCAAAAGGGGTCGAAGAAGAGCTCTGGCAAGGTGGAGTAAACTTAAACTGGAATATTTTTGATTTCGGATATAAAAAAGCAGAACATCAAAAAGCGAAAATCTCTTATTTGATTTCAAAACTTAAACTAAAAGATACGGAACTAAAACTAAAAAGCGATATCGAAGAGGCAAAAAACCGTATTGCAATCGCAAAAGCCAAGATAGTTTCTACAAAAAAGCAGCTTTCACTTCTTAAAAAGATAAAAGAGACTGAAAAACTTAAATACGAAAAAGGGGCATCCGATATGTACGACCTACTATACGCAATAGCAAAATATGAAAAAGCAAAAAGCGATCTGTATGAGGCTATATATGATCTAAGTATTCAAAAAGCATATCTCAATTACATAACGGCAGGTGAAAAATGA